The following proteins are co-located in the Pedobacter sp. FW305-3-2-15-E-R2A2 genome:
- the recF gene encoding DNA replication and repair protein RecF (All proteins in this family for which functions are known are DNA-binding proteins that assist the filamentation of RecA onto DNA for the initiation of recombination or recombinational repair.), which produces MWLKNITLLNFKNYADASLSFSKTVNAFVGNNGAGKTNLLDAIHYLCLCKGYFNPIDSQQIKTSEDLFMIQGDFEREKKNEKITCGVKRNQKKQFKRNKKEYDKLASHIGLFPLVMISPYDTNIIMDGSEERRRFMDNVISQTDAHYLDELILYNRHLLNRNALLKQIAVTRSYDPTLLEIYNEQLVQSGNKIFAKREQFMKDFIPLFDKYYQFLTEDKEEVSLFYQSQLSETPFLKLLGQSIEKDKILERTTTGIHKDELIFTITGMPLKKFGSQGQQKSFLIALKLAQYAYLQKFKGFKPLLLLDDIFDKLDDSRMHKLMEMVSHQDFGQIFITDTGRERVMAVFNKIDVAVTLFEVNNGAVNHA; this is translated from the coding sequence ATGTGGTTAAAAAACATTACACTCCTCAACTTTAAGAACTATGCCGATGCCAGTCTCAGTTTTTCAAAAACTGTGAACGCATTTGTGGGTAATAATGGTGCTGGCAAAACAAATTTACTGGATGCGATACATTACCTCTGTTTATGTAAAGGGTACTTTAATCCGATAGACAGCCAGCAAATTAAGACATCCGAAGATCTGTTTATGATCCAGGGGGATTTTGAGCGTGAGAAAAAAAATGAGAAGATTACCTGTGGTGTAAAAAGAAACCAGAAGAAACAATTTAAGCGGAATAAGAAAGAGTATGATAAGCTGGCCAGCCATATTGGTTTGTTCCCTTTGGTCATGATCTCTCCTTATGATACCAATATCATTATGGATGGGAGTGAAGAGCGCCGCCGTTTTATGGACAATGTGATTTCGCAAACAGATGCACATTACCTGGATGAACTCATTTTATATAACAGGCATCTTTTAAACAGAAATGCGCTGTTGAAGCAAATTGCGGTGACCAGAAGCTACGACCCTACTTTACTGGAGATTTACAATGAGCAGCTCGTGCAATCCGGAAATAAAATCTTTGCCAAACGCGAGCAGTTTATGAAAGATTTTATCCCCTTGTTTGATAAGTACTACCAGTTTTTGACGGAAGATAAAGAAGAGGTCAGCTTGTTTTACCAGTCGCAGTTAAGCGAAACACCTTTTCTTAAATTGCTTGGACAATCCATCGAAAAAGATAAGATTTTAGAAAGAACTACTACCGGGATTCATAAGGATGAGCTGATTTTTACGATTACCGGAATGCCTTTGAAGAAATTCGGCTCGCAAGGGCAACAGAAATCTTTTTTAATTGCCTTAAAGCTTGCGCAATATGCTTATCTTCAGAAGTTTAAAGGATTTAAGCCTTTGCTGCTGCTTGACGATATTTTTGATAAACTGGACGATAGCAGAATGCATAAATTGATGGAAATGGTGTCCCATCAGGATTTCGGACAGATTTTTATTACCGATACGGGGAGAGAACGGGTGATGGCGGTATTTAATAAAATAGATGTTGCAGTCACCTTATTTGAAGTAAATAACGGAGCAGTAAATCATGCGTAA
- a CDS encoding tetratricopeptide repeat protein: MSTTEKEVSHPVKKGSFLEENSKSLLFIAGAVVLLIGVYLWYQNVYLKNRALEASAKMYKSEQYVGVDSLANKAINGAAGYPGLEKIAEEYDNTKSANLANLYLGGIYLRKGEYKKATEALGKYSETGSPVADPLALGLLGDAYSELKDFKQAATYYKKAADKASNKFTSPLFLKKLGLVYEHLKDFKSAEDAYTKIKTQYPESQEAAMADEFIARASAQAK; encoded by the coding sequence ATGTCTACAACAGAAAAAGAAGTAAGTCACCCGGTAAAGAAGGGTTCCTTTTTAGAAGAAAACTCAAAAAGCCTTTTGTTCATTGCAGGCGCTGTAGTGTTATTGATTGGAGTTTACCTTTGGTATCAAAACGTATATTTAAAAAACAGAGCATTAGAAGCTTCTGCAAAAATGTACAAATCAGAACAGTATGTTGGAGTCGATTCCCTTGCCAATAAAGCAATCAATGGCGCTGCGGGTTACCCTGGTTTAGAGAAAATTGCGGAAGAGTACGACAATACCAAATCAGCAAACTTAGCCAACCTTTATTTAGGTGGTATCTATTTGCGTAAAGGTGAATACAAAAAAGCAACTGAAGCTTTAGGTAAATACTCAGAAACCGGAAGTCCTGTTGCAGATCCATTGGCCTTAGGTTTATTAGGTGATGCTTATAGTGAGTTGAAAGACTTTAAACAAGCTGCAACTTATTACAAAAAAGCTGCCGATAAAGCCAGCAACAAATTTACTTCTCCTTTGTTCCTTAAAAAACTAGGATTGGTTTATGAACATCTTAAAGATTTCAAATCTGCAGAAGATGCTTACACGAAAATCAAAACTCAATATCCTGAAAGCCAGGAAGCAGCAATGGCAGATGAATTCATCGCCCGCGCTTCAGCGCAGGCAAAATAG